The following proteins are encoded in a genomic region of Herminiimonas arsenicoxydans:
- a CDS encoding conserved hypothetical protein; putative exported protein (Evidence 4 : Homologs of previously reported genes of unknown function), which yields MSIGTILLIVLVLILLGVLPTWGHSRSWGYAPSGITGLLVVILLIMLVTGRI from the coding sequence ATGTCCATCGGAACCATTTTGCTGATCGTACTGGTATTGATTCTGCTCGGCGTGTTGCCAACCTGGGGGCATAGCCGGAGTTGGGGATACGCACCCAGCGGTATCACCGGCTTGCTGGTTGTCATCCTTCTCATCATGCTGGTAACAGGGCGCATCTAA
- a CDS encoding Conserved hypothetical protein, putative ABC transporter (Evidence 4 : Homologs of previously reported genes of unknown function), which translates to MKLTSFVAMAVLTAGINSASAQELILAINEGVTYQDGGPASERYKPLLALLSKELKQNIKLQSVDKYAVFEKGLAEGKYDLAFIHPAHVGLVAVKKNGYEGLVTAKGFTDYRARVMVANTSPLKSMQDLRGKKIGVPSLESITTVMFTANLRELKFPQPEKAFTATRYQDAVPFMIENGFVDAGVTGSGAVAKAWVAKGGRILAETKPIPIKQFLASKKLSESDREKLKALLLALSENDAGKNALSKISMTGFVPWNGQVMEEATVRLGL; encoded by the coding sequence ATGAAACTCACATCTTTTGTGGCCATGGCTGTGCTGACTGCCGGGATCAATTCTGCTTCAGCGCAAGAACTGATTCTCGCCATTAACGAAGGTGTGACGTATCAAGATGGTGGGCCGGCCAGTGAGCGTTACAAACCGCTGCTGGCTTTGTTATCGAAGGAGTTAAAACAGAACATCAAGCTGCAAAGCGTGGATAAATACGCCGTATTTGAAAAAGGCCTGGCCGAAGGAAAGTACGATCTGGCGTTTATCCATCCTGCGCATGTCGGCCTGGTCGCAGTCAAAAAGAATGGCTATGAAGGCCTGGTCACCGCCAAGGGTTTTACTGATTATCGTGCACGCGTGATGGTGGCCAATACCTCACCATTGAAATCGATGCAGGATTTGCGCGGCAAAAAAATTGGTGTGCCATCACTGGAATCGATCACAACGGTCATGTTTACCGCCAATCTGCGCGAACTGAAGTTCCCGCAACCGGAAAAGGCATTTACCGCCACCCGTTATCAGGATGCCGTGCCATTCATGATTGAAAACGGTTTTGTCGATGCCGGCGTCACCGGCTCCGGTGCCGTGGCAAAAGCGTGGGTCGCCAAAGGCGGCCGCATACTTGCAGAAACCAAACCGATTCCGATCAAGCAGTTCCTTGCATCCAAAAAACTCAGCGAGTCCGACAGGGAAAAACTCAAGGCATTGTTATTGGCCTTGTCGGAAAACGATGCAGGAAAAAATGCCTTGTCCAAAATCAGCATGACTGGCTTTGTACCCTGGAATGGCCAAGTAATGGAAGAGGCAACGGTTCGCCTCGGCCTGTAA
- a CDS encoding Conserved hypothetical protein, putative ABC transporter (Evidence 4 : Homologs of previously reported genes of unknown function) encodes MKFPSLLALPLLAASINFASAQDLVLAINEGVTYQDNGPASERYKPLLQLLSKELKQNVKLHNIDNASFAKGLAENKFDIAFIHAAHVGLRAVKKDGYEGLATAKGFTDYRAHVLVSGTSPLKSMQDLRGKKIGVPSIDSITTVMFTATLRELNFPHPEKAFTATRYQDAVPFMIDNGFVDAGVTGSSAVAKAWVAKGGRILAETKPIPIKQFLASKKLSESDREKLKVLLLTLSENDAGKNALSKIGITGFVSWNTQGMDAASTRLGL; translated from the coding sequence ATGAAATTCCCTTCACTTTTGGCGCTGCCACTGCTGGCAGCCAGTATCAACTTTGCTTCGGCGCAAGATCTTGTCCTCGCGATTAACGAAGGTGTCACTTATCAGGACAATGGTCCTGCCAGCGAACGTTACAAACCACTGCTGCAACTGCTTTCCAAAGAGCTCAAGCAAAATGTGAAACTGCACAACATAGACAATGCAAGCTTTGCCAAAGGCCTTGCAGAAAATAAATTTGACATCGCCTTCATACACGCAGCGCATGTCGGTTTGCGGGCAGTCAAAAAAGATGGCTATGAAGGATTGGCCACCGCCAAAGGCTTTACCGACTATCGTGCGCACGTGCTGGTCTCCGGTACCTCACCGCTGAAATCAATGCAGGATCTGCGTGGTAAAAAGATCGGCGTGCCATCGATAGATTCGATTACCACAGTCATGTTTACCGCCACTCTGCGCGAACTGAATTTCCCGCATCCGGAAAAGGCATTTACCGCGACCCGCTATCAGGATGCCGTGCCGTTCATGATCGATAACGGTTTTGTCGATGCCGGCGTCACCGGCTCCAGTGCCGTGGCAAAAGCGTGGGTCGCCAAAGGTGGCCGCATACTCGCAGAAACCAAACCGATTCCGATCAAGCAATTCCTGGCATCCAAAAAACTCAGCGAGTCCGACCGGGAGAAACTCAAAGTATTGTTACTGACCCTGTCGGAAAACGATGCGGGTAAAAATGCACTATCCAAAATCGGCATCACGGGTTTTGTGTCCTGGAACACGCAGGGAATGGATGCCGCTAGCACCCGCCTGGGCTTGTAA